The following coding sequences are from one Bacteroides sp. window:
- a CDS encoding MlaD family protein has translation MGTLTLFLFIWGISYLKGRDIFSRQMTIYSEFDNVTGLVETNPVIVSGVKIGQVDKIRFHPDGSGRIVVSMILNKEIGIPANSLAHLKGADFMGFREIELLLGDAPVAVSNGDTLVSRTTTSIMEDVAKQLGPVKEQAEALLARVDSVMAAIQYVFNEDTQNNLTQSIESLKNTMVTVDKQSDRLDAIMANAESITTNLKENNESITNIIHNFSSISDTLAALEITRTMEEVNTTMEALSKTMGKIQRGEGSIGLLVNDDALYQNLETSSKKLDLLLEDIRLNPRRYINVSVFGRN, from the coding sequence TTGGGAACATTGACCTTGTTCCTGTTTATTTGGGGTATTTCCTATCTTAAGGGCAGGGATATATTTTCCCGACAAATGACCATATATTCCGAATTTGATAATGTTACCGGACTTGTTGAAACCAACCCTGTAATTGTTTCCGGGGTCAAGATCGGGCAAGTGGATAAGATCAGATTTCATCCTGATGGCTCGGGCAGGATTGTTGTCAGCATGATCCTCAACAAAGAAATCGGCATTCCTGCAAACTCTTTGGCCCACCTGAAAGGAGCAGATTTTATGGGCTTTCGCGAAATAGAACTCCTCCTTGGAGATGCGCCTGTGGCTGTTTCCAATGGGGATACCCTTGTTTCACGCACCACTACTTCCATTATGGAGGATGTGGCCAAGCAGCTTGGCCCGGTGAAAGAGCAGGCAGAGGCCCTTTTGGCCAGAGTCGATTCGGTTATGGCTGCCATCCAGTATGTCTTTAATGAGGATACCCAAAACAACCTCACCCAGAGCATTGAAAGCCTGAAGAATACCATGGTAACGGTTGACAAGCAGTCTGACAGGCTGGATGCGATCATGGCAAATGCAGAATCCATCACCACCAATCTGAAGGAAAACAACGAATCGATTACCAATATCATTCATAACTTCTCCAGCATCAGTGATACCCTTGCAGCCCTTGAGATTACCCGCACCATGGAAGAGGTCAACACGACCATGGAAGCCCTATCAAAAACAATGGGCAAAATACAACGGGGCGAAGGCAGTATTGGCCTGCTGGTGAATGATGATGCCTTGTATCAAAACCTGGAAACCTCCTCAAAGAAGCTGGATCTGCTGCTCGAAGATATCCGGCTGAACCCGCGCCGGTACATCAATGTCTCGGTGTTTGGAAGGAATTAA
- a CDS encoding N-acetylmuramoyl-L-alanine amidase codes for MKRFFIIFGILLLLASVPAELTADRRGFVRTVVIDPGHGGKDPGALGSKVKEKDIVLSISLKLGEYIKQNFSDVKVIYTRDTDEFIELHRRAQIANENHADLFISIHCNSAPSSSAYGSETFVMGLHRSRANLEVAKKENASILYEDNYLETYDGYDPNSPESNIIFTLFQNAYLNQSLDMATLVQDQFRERARRVDRGVKQDGFLVLYRATMPAILVEAGFLSNSREEAYLASDEGQSHIASAIFRAFRDYKTRQDLLAASYDPQLLAQANTETAEASSGVIQPAQTITPEANETLPDDSEIVFKVQFASTSVKRPPDAPEFNGLQQVEYYFQDGLYKYTVGNEKSLEEAAAIQSQVQMAGFKDAFVVAFHNNQRITPAEAIRLLNKSKNNL; via the coding sequence GTGAAACGTTTCTTTATAATTTTTGGTATACTCTTGCTGCTGGCCTCAGTGCCGGCAGAACTTACTGCAGATCGCCGTGGATTTGTTCGTACCGTTGTCATTGATCCCGGGCACGGCGGGAAAGATCCAGGTGCTCTTGGCAGCAAGGTCAAGGAAAAGGATATTGTCCTTTCCATCTCTTTAAAACTTGGCGAATACATCAAGCAAAACTTTTCGGATGTTAAGGTTATTTACACCCGCGACACCGATGAGTTTATTGAATTGCACCGCAGGGCACAAATCGCCAATGAGAACCATGCCGACCTGTTCATTTCCATTCACTGCAACAGTGCACCAAGCTCTTCAGCCTATGGATCGGAAACATTTGTAATGGGGCTTCACCGCAGCCGGGCAAACCTGGAGGTGGCCAAAAAGGAAAATGCCTCCATTCTATATGAGGACAACTACCTTGAGACCTACGATGGATATGATCCTAATTCTCCCGAGTCGAATATCATTTTCACTCTTTTTCAGAATGCCTACCTAAACCAGAGCCTGGATATGGCCACGCTGGTGCAGGATCAATTCCGTGAGAGAGCAAGGCGGGTTGACCGGGGTGTGAAGCAGGATGGTTTTTTAGTTTTATACCGTGCTACCATGCCTGCCATTTTGGTTGAAGCAGGATTCCTGAGTAATTCCCGGGAGGAAGCATATCTGGCTTCAGATGAAGGACAAAGTCATATTGCATCGGCTATATTCAGAGCTTTCCGCGATTACAAAACCCGGCAGGACCTCTTGGCAGCCTCATACGACCCGCAACTTCTGGCGCAAGCCAATACAGAAACGGCTGAAGCCAGCTCCGGGGTCATCCAACCTGCCCAAACCATAACACCAGAGGCTAATGAAACCTTACCCGATGACAGCGAGATTGTTTTCAAGGTACAGTTTGCTTCCACCAGTGTAAAAAGACCCCCAGATGCTCCGGAATTTAATGGCCTCCAGCAAGTAGAATACTATTTCCAGGATGGCTTGTACAAATATACCGTGGGCAACGAAAAAAGTCTGGAGGAGGCAGCAGCCATACAAAGCCAGGTACAAATGGCCGGGTTTAAGGATGCCTTTGTGGTAGCCTTCCACAACAACCAACGGATCACTCCGGCAGAAGCCATCCGGTTGTTGAACAAGTCAAAAAATAACCTTTAA
- a CDS encoding putative LPS assembly protein LptD: MGTNLGFKFFAITLLIFVSGVHLFAATAGGFQAQPPQPPDTVSGRTRSSAPIALPDSLTSPRAPIMPSFASDTIPPDISEADSVAMLEPERQRGSGTILDARVDYSAVDSIYFNVRERKVYLYGNADLVYGEIHLEAGYVEIDFKRNELYASGLPDSTGVIQGLPLFTEGDQSFQSKEMWYNFESKRGRTMQVFTEEADGYLHGEVVKIQPSRIIHVQDGKFTTCDDPDPHFHIGFRKAKILPEDKIITSLAYLVIAGVPTPLVVPFGFFPNKRGQASGILMPSYGETANRGFFLENGGFYWGINDYVDLSLRGDIYTRGSWAAKIGSNYRVRYRYSGSLNMTYAINVLGEEGLPDYSRNRDFRVVWSHNQDPKARPNSVFRANVNAGSSQASRFNPTSEQDYLSNTFSSNVSYSANWAGRYNFSANFRHSQNTINKSVDLSLPEIAFSVNRLHPFKRKNARGEPRWYENITMNYTMNARNELRTVDSLLFERETWSRFRNGVNHVIPISHSTRVLKHFNLSNSFNYNERWYFSTIEKNWDPEAMWVQGGDTLFGREVIDTISGFKAARDFNYSASLNTRLYGMLQFRRGPIRALRHVMSPNLSFSYRPDFGDPFWGYYKSYYNPRDDREVEYSIFEQGIYQGPQANRSGSLNFSLANNLEMKVRNRRDTSASGERKIALLDNFSINGGYDIARDSLKFSDIRVSGRTRLFDNFDITYSSGWTVYDTDSTGRSINRFLWETENKLLKLKNTNWSLSFNYSLSSKAQAGAVGGDQLRGPAGGAMGGPGGPDEGGGENGGEIPGEEMMPLSPSVVDYSVPWNLQFGYTFNYNSRYNYRDERFDRNLVQSLNVNGSVNLTPKWRIGFRSGYDFERKEITYTSLDLYRDLHCWEMTLNWIPFGFRKSYNLTIRVKSQMLQDLKITKRTHHLDNAFQTF, from the coding sequence TTGGGTACAAACCTGGGATTTAAGTTTTTTGCCATTACGCTTCTGATCTTCGTTTCGGGGGTACATTTGTTTGCGGCAACGGCAGGGGGATTCCAGGCCCAGCCCCCCCAGCCTCCCGATACGGTGTCGGGACGTACCCGGTCCAGTGCGCCCATTGCATTGCCCGACAGCCTTACCAGTCCCCGGGCCCCAATCATGCCTTCCTTTGCTTCTGACACCATCCCCCCAGACATCAGTGAGGCTGACTCTGTGGCAATGCTCGAACCTGAAAGACAAAGAGGATCAGGGACTATCCTTGATGCCAGGGTAGATTATTCCGCGGTCGACAGCATCTATTTCAATGTGCGCGAACGGAAGGTCTATCTGTACGGTAACGCTGACCTGGTATATGGGGAAATTCATCTGGAGGCAGGCTACGTGGAAATCGATTTCAAACGCAATGAACTATATGCCAGCGGACTGCCTGACTCCACCGGTGTCATACAGGGATTGCCGCTTTTCACCGAAGGTGACCAGTCGTTCCAGTCGAAGGAGATGTGGTATAATTTCGAAAGCAAACGTGGCCGAACCATGCAGGTCTTTACCGAAGAAGCCGATGGTTACCTGCACGGTGAGGTAGTGAAGATACAACCTTCAAGGATTATTCACGTTCAAGACGGGAAATTCACCACCTGCGATGATCCCGATCCGCATTTTCATATCGGTTTCCGAAAGGCAAAGATCCTTCCCGAGGATAAGATTATCACCAGCCTTGCCTATCTTGTGATCGCAGGGGTGCCTACACCCCTGGTGGTTCCCTTTGGATTTTTTCCCAACAAGCGGGGGCAGGCTTCAGGGATTCTGATGCCCTCCTATGGCGAAACGGCCAACCGGGGTTTCTTTCTCGAAAACGGGGGCTTTTATTGGGGTATCAATGATTATGTTGACCTCTCCCTGCGCGGCGACATTTACACCCGCGGAAGCTGGGCCGCAAAGATAGGTTCCAATTACCGGGTACGCTACCGCTATTCCGGATCGCTCAACATGACTTACGCCATCAATGTTCTGGGAGAAGAGGGCTTGCCCGATTATTCCAGGAACCGCGACTTTCGGGTGGTGTGGAGTCATAACCAGGATCCCAAGGCCAGGCCAAACAGTGTATTCCGTGCCAATGTCAACGCCGGAAGCTCTCAGGCAAGCCGTTTCAACCCCACTTCAGAACAGGACTATTTGTCGAACACCTTCTCCTCCAACGTCTCTTATTCAGCCAACTGGGCAGGGCGCTATAATTTCTCTGCCAACTTCAGACACAGCCAGAATACCATCAACAAATCGGTGGACCTGAGCCTTCCTGAAATTGCCTTTAGTGTGAACCGGCTGCATCCTTTCAAAAGGAAGAACGCAAGAGGCGAACCCAGATGGTATGAAAACATTACAATGAATTATACCATGAATGCCAGGAATGAGCTGCGCACCGTCGACTCCCTGCTTTTTGAAAGGGAAACATGGTCGCGATTTCGCAACGGGGTCAATCATGTCATTCCTATTAGCCATTCAACCAGGGTTTTAAAGCATTTTAACCTCAGCAACAGTTTTAATTATAATGAACGCTGGTATTTCTCGACCATTGAGAAAAACTGGGATCCGGAAGCCATGTGGGTCCAGGGGGGCGATACTCTTTTTGGCCGGGAGGTCATCGATACCATTTCTGGTTTTAAAGCTGCCCGCGATTTTAATTATAGTGCCAGCCTGAACACCCGTCTGTATGGGATGTTGCAGTTTCGCCGAGGGCCAATCCGTGCCCTGCGCCACGTCATGTCGCCCAACCTGAGCTTCAGTTACCGGCCCGACTTTGGGGACCCCTTCTGGGGCTATTACAAAAGCTATTACAACCCCAGGGATGACCGCGAGGTCGAATACTCCATCTTTGAACAGGGTATTTACCAGGGTCCACAGGCAAACCGCTCGGGGAGCCTGAACTTCTCACTGGCAAACAACCTGGAGATGAAAGTCAGGAATCGCCGTGATACCTCAGCCAGTGGAGAGCGAAAAATCGCCCTGCTGGATAATTTTTCCATCAACGGTGGATATGACATTGCACGTGATTCATTAAAATTTTCCGATATTCGGGTTTCTGGGCGGACGAGGCTATTCGACAATTTCGACATCACCTATTCAAGCGGCTGGACGGTTTATGATACCGATTCAACGGGCCGGTCAATAAACCGATTTCTGTGGGAAACCGAGAATAAACTGCTCAAGCTGAAAAACACCAACTGGAGCCTGAGTTTTAACTATTCGTTGAGTTCAAAGGCACAGGCCGGAGCGGTTGGGGGCGATCAGTTAAGGGGCCCTGCTGGCGGTGCAATGGGCGGGCCAGGTGGTCCAGATGAAGGCGGGGGAGAGAATGGAGGAGAGATTCCCGGCGAAGAAATGATGCCCCTTAGCCCGTCAGTAGTCGATTATTCCGTGCCCTGGAACTTGCAATTCGGGTATACCTTTAATTACAATTCCCGCTACAACTATCGGGATGAGCGATTCGACCGCAATTTAGTCCAGTCACTCAATGTGAATGGATCCGTTAACCTGACGCCCAAATGGCGCATCGGCTTCCGTTCAGGTTACGATTTTGAAAGGAAAGAAATTACCTATACCTCTCTAGACCTTTATCGTGATCTCCATTGCTGGGAGATGACCCTGAACTGGATTCCCTTCGGCTTCCGCAAGAGCTATAACCTGACAATACGCGTGAAATCGCAGATGCTTCAGGATTTGAAAATCACCAAAAGGACTCACCACCTCGACAATGCATTCCAAACTTTCTGA